The following are encoded together in the Streptomyces sp. NBC_01465 genome:
- a CDS encoding helix-turn-helix transcriptional regulator: MRAARLIKMVLLLQSRPMMTAAELAQELEVSERTITRDAQALSEAGVPVYADRGRAGGYRLIGGYRTRLTGLARSEAEALFLSGLPGALREMGLEDAASAARLKVSAALLPSLRDASDSAAQRFHLDAPGWYQEPETPPLLPALAEAVWDDRRVRAHYGRRDGAAVERELEPYGLVLKAGTWYVCARADGDFRVYRIDRFTAVSVTEERFERDETFALPAFWDERAAGFARSILHTAVVVRVSPDGARRLPYVLDRAAVEEALEAAGAPDADGWTTLTLPVESLDIAYGQLLALGPELELLEPPELRARFRDASVRAARLYG, encoded by the coding sequence ATGCGTGCTGCCCGCCTCATCAAGATGGTTCTGCTCCTCCAGTCCCGGCCCATGATGACCGCCGCCGAGCTGGCCCAGGAGCTCGAAGTGTCCGAGCGCACCATCACGCGTGACGCCCAGGCGCTCAGCGAAGCCGGGGTCCCGGTCTACGCCGACCGGGGGCGCGCCGGCGGGTACCGGCTGATCGGCGGCTACCGTACGCGGCTGACCGGGCTCGCCCGCAGCGAGGCCGAGGCCCTGTTCCTCTCCGGGCTGCCGGGCGCGCTGCGCGAGATGGGGCTGGAGGACGCCGCGTCGGCCGCCCGGCTCAAGGTCTCCGCCGCCCTGCTGCCCTCCCTGCGCGACGCCTCCGACTCCGCCGCCCAGCGCTTCCACCTGGACGCGCCCGGCTGGTACCAGGAGCCCGAGACCCCTCCCCTGCTGCCCGCCCTGGCCGAGGCCGTCTGGGACGACCGCAGGGTCCGCGCCCACTACGGGCGGCGCGACGGGGCCGCCGTGGAGCGGGAGCTGGAGCCGTACGGCCTCGTGCTCAAGGCCGGCACCTGGTACGTGTGCGCCCGCGCCGACGGCGACTTCCGCGTCTACCGCATCGACCGCTTCACGGCCGTCTCGGTCACCGAGGAGCGCTTCGAGCGCGACGAGACCTTCGCTCTGCCCGCGTTCTGGGACGAGCGGGCGGCCGGGTTCGCGCGCTCGATCCTGCATACGGCCGTCGTCGTACGGGTGTCGCCCGACGGTGCCCGCCGGCTGCCGTACGTACTCGACCGTGCGGCCGTGGAGGAGGCTCTGGAGGCGGCGGGGGCGCCCGACGCGGACGGGTGGACGACGCTCACGCTGCCCGTCGAGAGCCTCGACATCGCCTACGGTCAACTGCTGGCACTGGGCCCGGAGTTGGAGTTGCTGGAGCCGCCCGAGCTGCGCGCCCGTTTCCGGGACGCGTCCGTCCGGGCGGCCCGCCTCTACGGCTGA
- a CDS encoding DUF4240 domain-containing protein, with product MDETEFWEIIDSTRAAADGDPEDHADLLVERLVQLDPESVLDFARHFEARYNRAYRWDLWGAAAVLLGGAGDGSFDYFRCWLIGQGREVFEGAVHDPDALAGLLDDFDEEVDGDGEELGFAADEAYEQLTGSVAPDLGIPAQAPEPEGTALDLEDDAALADRYPQLWERFGE from the coding sequence ATGGACGAAACGGAGTTCTGGGAGATCATCGACAGCACCCGCGCGGCCGCCGACGGCGACCCCGAGGACCATGCCGACCTGCTCGTCGAACGGCTGGTGCAGCTCGATCCCGAATCCGTGCTGGATTTCGCCCGGCACTTCGAGGCCCGCTACAACCGCGCCTACCGCTGGGATCTGTGGGGCGCGGCCGCCGTGCTGCTGGGCGGGGCGGGCGACGGCTCCTTCGACTACTTCCGGTGCTGGCTGATCGGCCAGGGCCGTGAGGTCTTCGAGGGCGCCGTGCACGACCCGGACGCGCTCGCCGGCCTCCTCGACGATTTCGACGAGGAGGTCGACGGGGACGGCGAGGAGCTGGGGTTCGCGGCCGACGAGGCGTACGAGCAGCTCACCGGGTCGGTCGCACCGGACCTGGGGATTCCGGCGCAGGCCCCGGAGCCGGAGGGAACGGCCCTCGATCTCGAGGACGACGCGGCCCTGGCGGACCGCTATCCCCAACTCTGGGAGCGTTTCGGGGAGTAG
- a CDS encoding VOC family protein: MAVEWKLVVDCADPLAIAGFWSQALGYETEDHSALIERLIGVGAIGDEQWYEAGGHKVWAHAAAVRHPDDPVEEATGTGLGRRILFLKVPEPKQGKNRLHIDLHFGPERRDAEVKRLEGLGASVLRVVEEYGSKHVTMTDPEGNEFDVQ; this comes from the coding sequence ATGGCCGTGGAATGGAAGCTCGTGGTCGACTGCGCGGACCCGCTCGCGATCGCCGGGTTCTGGTCGCAGGCCCTCGGTTACGAGACCGAGGACCACAGCGCGCTCATCGAGAGGCTCATCGGTGTGGGAGCCATCGGCGACGAGCAGTGGTACGAGGCCGGCGGCCACAAGGTCTGGGCCCACGCGGCAGCCGTACGCCACCCCGACGACCCGGTCGAGGAGGCCACCGGCACGGGGCTCGGCCGGCGGATCCTCTTCCTCAAGGTCCCCGAGCCCAAGCAGGGCAAGAACCGGCTCCACATCGACCTGCACTTCGGCCCGGAGCGGCGCGACGCGGAGGTGAAGCGCCTGGAGGGGCTCGGCGCGAGCGTGCTGCGCGTGGTGGAGGAGTACGGCAGCAAGCACGTCACGATGACCGACCCCGAGGGCAACGAGTTCGACGTGCAGTGA
- a CDS encoding GNAT family N-acetyltransferase: MSAPHIRPARIEDDAALALLDRETWSPLHAVMPRPQPPYAPFFDDRHLPADLLVAADEEGKLLGYIRLIHSTPLACNDHVRQIQGLAVADEARGRGVGRALIRAAFDAARAVGATRITLRVLGHNAPARALYSSEGFAVEGVLPGEFLLDGTYVDDVLMGRAL, translated from the coding sequence ATGTCCGCGCCCCACATACGCCCCGCCCGCATCGAGGACGACGCCGCGCTCGCCCTCCTCGACCGGGAGACCTGGTCCCCGCTGCATGCGGTGATGCCCAGGCCGCAGCCCCCGTACGCGCCCTTCTTCGACGACCGGCACCTTCCCGCGGACCTGCTGGTCGCGGCGGACGAGGAGGGGAAGCTCCTCGGTTACATCAGGCTGATCCACTCCACCCCGCTGGCCTGCAACGACCACGTACGCCAGATCCAGGGACTGGCGGTCGCCGACGAGGCACGCGGACGCGGTGTCGGCCGGGCGCTGATCCGGGCGGCTTTCGACGCGGCCCGCGCGGTGGGCGCCACCCGCATCACCCTGCGCGTCCTGGGGCACAACGCCCCGGCCCGGGCCCTCTACAGTTCCGAGGGCTTCGCGGTGGAGGGCGTGCTGCCGGGAGAGTTCCTCCTGGACGGCACGTACGTCGACGACGTCCTCATGGGGCGCGCCCTCTGA
- a CDS encoding TIGR01777 family oxidoreductase, whose amino-acid sequence MGRMRIVIAGASGLIGKALVRSLRTDGHDVVRLVRRSPEGPDEVEWDPRRQYVDTEGLAGCDAVVNLAGAGVGDHRWTAAYKKELRDSRVLGTAALAEAVASLDVPPRVFLCGSALGFYGDTGDRAVDEDAPPGDGFLASLCVEWEEAAGAAEEAGVRTAFARTGLVVAREGGAWGKLFPLFRAGLGGRLGDGRQYWSFIALHDEVAALRHILDTESLSGPVNLTGPEPVTNREVTAAMGRALKRPTLAAAPAFALRIALGEFAGDVLGSQRVLPTRLLESGFDFAFPTIDGAIGAALH is encoded by the coding sequence ATGGGACGTATGCGAATCGTGATCGCCGGGGCGTCAGGCCTCATCGGCAAGGCGCTCGTCCGCTCCCTGCGCACGGACGGCCACGACGTGGTGCGGCTGGTGCGGCGGAGCCCCGAAGGCCCGGACGAGGTCGAGTGGGATCCGCGCCGGCAGTACGTCGACACCGAGGGACTGGCGGGCTGCGACGCGGTGGTGAATCTGGCGGGGGCCGGGGTCGGCGACCATCGGTGGACGGCCGCGTACAAGAAGGAGCTGCGGGACAGCCGCGTCCTCGGTACGGCCGCGCTCGCCGAGGCCGTCGCCTCGCTCGATGTGCCGCCGCGGGTGTTCCTGTGCGGCAGCGCGCTCGGCTTCTACGGGGATACCGGCGACCGTGCGGTGGACGAGGACGCGCCGCCCGGGGACGGCTTCCTCGCCTCGCTCTGCGTGGAGTGGGAGGAGGCGGCGGGGGCGGCCGAAGAGGCGGGCGTACGGACGGCGTTCGCGCGGACCGGGCTGGTGGTGGCCCGCGAGGGCGGGGCCTGGGGCAAGCTCTTCCCGCTGTTCAGGGCGGGGCTCGGCGGGCGGCTCGGGGACGGGCGTCAGTACTGGAGCTTCATCGCACTGCACGACGAGGTCGCGGCCCTGCGCCACATCCTGGACACGGAGTCGCTGTCGGGGCCGGTGAATCTGACGGGTCCCGAGCCGGTCACCAACCGCGAGGTCACGGCGGCGATGGGGCGCGCGCTGAAGCGGCCCACGCTCGCCGCCGCGCCCGCGTTCGCGCTGCGGATCGCGCTGGGCGAGTTCGCGGGCGACGTGCTGGGCAGCCAACGGGTGCTGCCGACACGGCTGTTGGAGTCGGGCTTCGACTTCGCGTTCCCGACGATCGACGGGGCGATCGGCGCGGCTCTGCACTGA